The DNA window AAGACGGTCGCCTACAACTCGCAGGTGGGCCTCCGGGCGGCGAAGACGCGCAAGAAGAACGCAGACGCCGCAATCGCGGACGGCGCGTCCGAGGAGTAGCGCGCACCGCGGCATTCGCGTGACGGCATGGCCGCCTGGTTGTGGCCATTCCTCACAATGAATCCGCTGTGATGGGGGCGTCGCTGGCAGCGCTGCGGCATTGAGGTGTCGTTGCCGGCGATGATTCTTCACTGCATTGGCGTCAGCCGGCGACGTTCCCCGTCCTGCCCACTTCCTGTTCCCTCCTCACCATCCCATCCCATCTCGACCGTCGCAGCACGGTTCGGTGATTCCTGTGGCCAATGGCGGCACCTCTCCCAGGGCCTGCCCTCATGGCTCCCCGGCGAATCACTCCCGCCTTCCGCGATGAGAACGCTGCCCTGAGGACGCGGCTCTCACCGCCTCCGGCGAATCACCTTCCCCGCCGGATCACCCGCCACAATTTCCGCCCCAGCACATCCGGCGTCACGGGCGCGCGCGCCACATCCGCGGCGCCAGCCGCCACCAGCGACGCCATCCGGTCCGCCCCCAGGCCCGACGCGCACACCACCGCGCGAATCCTCGGTGCGACGTTCGCCAGGTTCCGCAAGAAGGTGCAGGCCGCCTCGACGTCGGCGCCCGCATCGAGGAGCACCACGGTGCACAGGCTCTCGGCCAGCGCGATCAGGTTCGGCAGGGGGTGGGTCCGCAGGCCCTGGGCATCGAGGCCGGTGGTGCACCCCTCGTCGATCACGTGCGCGCTCGCCGGGCCCAGGCGCACCAGGGCGACGGCGCTGGTCTCGCCGGGCGCGAGCGAGCCGTCATCCGCGGCATGCACGGGTGCCGTGGAGACCCGCGGGCGCTGCCCTTCGGAGAGCGCTGCTGCACCCGACGACCCGGTGACCGGCGTCCCAGCACCTCCAGCAGGCGCGCCAGCAACCGGTGTCATCGGGCCGCCTTCCCACTTCGGCGCGCGGGCTTCGCGTGAGCCGGGGACGAGGGCCTCCTTGCGGTCGGGCAAGCGCGCGGTGGTCGCGGTGGTGGACATGGCCTCGGCGAGGCGGGCGCTGGCCTCGGCGGCGGTCTGCGGGCGGCGGTCGGGGTGCTTGGCGAGCAGGTCGAGGCGCAGTCGCTCGAGGAGCGCTGGCACCCGCTCGGCGCCGGCGGGGCGCTCCAGGGGCGGCGGGACGGTGAACAAGTGCTTGGTGAAGATCTCGACGGGGGCGCCGCTGCTGAACGGGGGCCGGCGCTGGAGGAGCACGGTCAGGATGCAGCCGATGGCGTAGAGATCCGTGCTCGGGCCGACCTGCAAGGAGCGGCACTGCTCGGGGCTCATGTACTCCGGGGTGCCGGCGATCATGTCGCGCTTGGTGAGGGTCGGGCCGTCGTCGTGCGGGTCGTCGAGGTGGGCGAGGCCGAAGTCGGTGACCTTGGCGATGCGCTGGTCGCCGATGCGGGTGAGCAGGATGTTGTCGGGCTTGAGGTCGCGGTGGACGATGCCGTGGTCGTGGGCGGCCTGGAGGGCGTCGAGGATCATCGCGAGGAGGGTCACGGCCTCGTCGAGGGGCGGTGGCTCGGGGAGCGCGCGGATCCAGGCGCCGAGGGTGCTGCCTTCGACGTACTCCATGACGAGGTAGGCGATGCCTTCGTCTTCGTCGGCGTCGAGGACCTGGACGACGTTGGGGTGGCGGAGCAAGGAGGCGGCGCGGGCTTCGCGGAGGAAGCGGCGGCGGTCCTCGGTGCTGGCCGCGAGGTGGGCGTGCATCATCTTGATGGCCACCGGGGTGCCCATGCGGAGGTGCTCGGCGCGGTAGACGCGGCCCATGCCGCCGACGCCGAGGATGTCGAGGAGGCGGTAGCGGCCGGAGAGGACACGGCCAGGGGCGGGGGGGATGGAGTCGCGCTGGTTGGAGCGGAGGGTGGCGCCGGTCGCAGGGAGTGCTTCGGGGGTGGTGGGCACCGCGGCCGGAAGCGGGAGGCGGCGCAGGACGGTCATGCCGCCGCCCGGTGCTGGGGTGGGGCCCGCAGGCGGTGGGGTCGAGGCGATGGTGGGGCCGAAGGCGTCGGTGGGGATGGCGGGGAGCGAGGGGTAGACGTCGTCGGCCTCTTGCTGCCACGCGCTGGGGAGGGCCGGGGGAGGGCCGGAGCGGCGTTGCTGGACGGGCGGTGGCAGGGGGGAGCGGAGCTGGGTGGCCTCGGGTTCGAGGGCGAGGTCGGCGTCGTGAGCGTGCTGGATCGTGGGCTCGCGCGGCGCGGGCGGCGCGGGCGGCGCGGGCGGCGCGGGCGGCGCGGGCGGCGCGGGCGGCGCGGGCGGCGGGTGGGGGCCGCGAAGGAAGGTGGCAGGCGCGGGCGGCGTGGGGCGCGGGTGAGGCGCCGGGCCGGGAGGCACCGCGAGAGGGCGCGCGGGGGCGCGCTGGAGGGTCGCAGGCGCGGGGCGGTCACCGCTGTCGGGGGGCGCGTCGTCGTCCGGCGGAGGGGTCATGGGGCGCGCTGGCGGAGGCCGAGGGTGAGCTGGCCGGTGAAGAGGCCCTGGCCTTCGTCGATTCCCTGGCCGAGGCGGACGGTGGCGCCGACGAAGGCGGGGCCGCCTGCTTCGAGGCCGAGGCCAAAGCCGACGCGCACGGCGTCGCCCTGGAGGAGGTGGGCGTCGACGGCGCTGTGGAGGCGGAGCCAGGAGATGGGCTCGTAGGTGGCGCCAGCGAGGAGGAAGCCGTGGATGGAGGGGATGGTGGCGGTGTCGTCGGTCTGGAGGCGGAGGCGGAGGCCAGCATTGGCGAGCCAGGAGAACTGGCCGAGGGCACCTGCGGCGGCGAGGGAGGGTTCGAGGCGGGTGGCCGGGCCGGCGTCGGTCAAGGGGAAGCCGACGCGCACGGCAGGGGCGAGCTCGAACGATGAGCCTTCGAGGCGGACGACGCGCATGCGGACGCCAGCCCAGCCGTTGCTGCCGAGGGTGCTGTCGCCGATGGCGGTGGAGCGGAGGGCAGCGTCGAAGCCGACGGGGCCGAAGGAGCCGGTGACGCGGGCCTGGCCCTGGCCGACCCATCCCGCGTCCGTGCGGCCGATGGCGGCGCCAGCCGCGGCGGCATTCGGAAGGGTCGGGGGGAGCCAGAGGGTGTCGAGCACGGGGGAGACGCCGAGCATGGGCATCCAGGCGCCGAGCACGGGCGGCGGGGGCTCGCGCTTCGGGACCGGGGGGGGCGGGGGCTC is part of the Chondromyces crocatus genome and encodes:
- a CDS encoding serine/threonine-protein kinase, encoding MTPPPDDDAPPDSGDRPAPATLQRAPARPLAVPPGPAPHPRPTPPAPATFLRGPHPPPAPPAPPAPPAPPAPPAPPAPREPTIQHAHDADLALEPEATQLRSPLPPPVQQRRSGPPPALPSAWQQEADDVYPSLPAIPTDAFGPTIASTPPPAGPTPAPGGGMTVLRRLPLPAAVPTTPEALPATGATLRSNQRDSIPPAPGRVLSGRYRLLDILGVGGMGRVYRAEHLRMGTPVAIKMMHAHLAASTEDRRRFLREARAASLLRHPNVVQVLDADEDEGIAYLVMEYVEGSTLGAWIRALPEPPPLDEAVTLLAMILDALQAAHDHGIVHRDLKPDNILLTRIGDQRIAKVTDFGLAHLDDPHDDGPTLTKRDMIAGTPEYMSPEQCRSLQVGPSTDLYAIGCILTVLLQRRPPFSSGAPVEIFTKHLFTVPPPLERPAGAERVPALLERLRLDLLAKHPDRRPQTAAEASARLAEAMSTTATTARLPDRKEALVPGSREARAPKWEGGPMTPVAGAPAGGAGTPVTGSSGAAALSEGQRPRVSTAPVHAADDGSLAPGETSAVALVRLGPASAHVIDEGCTTGLDAQGLRTHPLPNLIALAESLCTVVLLDAGADVEAACTFLRNLANVAPRIRAVVCASGLGADRMASLVAAGAADVARAPVTPDVLGRKLWRVIRRGR